The DNA window GGTGAGTATGAGGGGGGTTTAGGCCACCATTTGGTGCGTAATCAATTCGAACCAATGAGATGCCAAGAGTGTTAAGCCCTGGTATTTGAGCAACATTAACTGGAGTAACAGTCGATCCCACTGGATTTGATGTGTTTCTGGGGATGTTGAGCCCTGAATAGTAAAAGTCTTGTGCTTTAGCAAGCTTTGGGTCCTTGCAGAACTTCCCATTAACAAACACTGGAGATGAGAAGAAGAATGTTATTTTCATGTACCATGCCATGAAGAGATTGTAGAATGTTTTATTTGAAGGTCAAGTTTAAGAAGAAGAGATAAAAACAAAACTTACCAGCATCCTCGGGTCATTGATGGCTACGCAGAAATCTTGGAGAGGACTGGGATCAGATGCATAGGCAAATGGGGAAGCCAGAGCCAAGAGACAAAATACTAGGATGAAATGGGCAGTTTTCATTGTGATAAATGGAATTTTGATTGCTTTGGAGACGATGAGGAACTCTGCTGCAGAACATGACTATTTATACATTACAGTCTTTGAGCTAGtctatgtttttctatttctgaTGAATTGTTCTTCAACTACTACCCTTGTCTCTTCCCACTTCCAATGCTTACATCAGTATCTTTGTCATGGAAGTAGTCAAATCTGTAATTAAATTATGTCTTTTGTAGTACTTAATACAACTTGATCCATTCGAACGTTGACCTTAGGAGATACCCAAGGTTGCTAAGGCTGCGGGCAGGCAACCCTGTTCATGCAAGATACAACGAAAATAATGTTAACAATAATCCTAGTTGGAAACATTTTGCCATTTGGCAGTGTTTAAACATAAAGTGCCAGCAGCTGGGCTTGGTTAAAGTGTGAAAGAGACTGCCATTGTGGGTTGAGGGAGATTAACTATTGAAACCTTTGACATGATCTTTTTCCCTCATTATCATCTCCTTTTGCAATTAGTGAtctcaattctattttatttttaaaaaaaaattagagaaactGTTTTTCCAGGCCGGCCTATTAACCAGCTTCAACATCtattaattaattcaaacaaAATAGCTTGATTAAGTAAGAATTATTTGCAAGAAAAGCGCCTCGGAATGATTCAAAACTTGTGGTTTTATATCTCTCTGAATATACACGTGCATGGACATCTTCATAAAAGCCCGGTTGCATTAAATGTAACCTGCATATAGTTTTCACCATTCTATGGATATATAGGAGCACTGCAACTTTGAAATACTGCTAGAGGCTTatcaattgtgtatatatatatatacattcaaagTCAGTAGCGTAGTTAAGACGATATTGGGTATGTAAAAACGACCAGTTCGATGAGGATGAGGGTGTAGAGTAGTTGAAGAATGATTCCTTCAGATTTCTTTAAGAACCAGTAATCACTTCAGACTTGGCAaacctctttttttattttcctttttaaaatggaattgtgaaagaaataaaatgacaatGGACCTGTTCAGTGACTACTATCTATAAATGGACATGCTTTGAAACCAGATTTCTCACCCCTCATAAAGCAAGAAATCTTAGAAGCTCAATTTGATCAGGTTCAGGACTGTTGCTTACAACAATGAAAGGTGTTCAATTCCTTGTAGGATTTGTCCTCTTGGCTTTGGCTTCCAAATTTGTCTCAGCTTCAGATCCCAGCCCTCTTCAGGATTTCTGTGTAGCAATTAATGATACTATAGACGGTGGTGTGTTCTTtaattctttgaaatttcatctttGCAATATATTCGTTTCGACTCTTAAAAGTGGAGAAATATAGCTAGTACAAGTATTGGACAAGTGTCCAAGTAGTAAactcttttctttccatttatGCAGTTTTCGTTAATGGCAAGTTCTGCAAGGACCCCAAGCTTGCAACCGCAGAAGACTTCTTCCTGCCTGGCCTCAACATTCCTGGAAATACATCAAACCAAGTAGGATCAATGGTCACTCCAGCCAATGTTCAACAAATACCTGGACTTAACACTCTTGGCATATCTCTTGTTCGAATTGACTATGCACCTTACGGTGGCCTAAACCCTCCTCACACTCACCCTCGTGCCACTGAAATTCTACTCGTTGTGGACGGCACACTTTCCGTCGGCTTTGTCACATCGAACACGGATAACCGTCTCTTCACCAAAGTCCTATACCCCGGAGATGTATTCGTTTTCCCCGAAGGTATGATTCACTTCCAGTTCAACATAGGGAGTACGAATGCGGTTGCCTTTGCTGCTCTCAGTAGCCAAAACCCAGGGGTGATCACCATTGCAAATGCAGTGTTTGGCTCTGACCCGGCCATCAATCCTGACGTTCTTGCCAAGGCCTTCCAGCTGGATCAAAATATCGTTAAACAACTTCAGTCCCGGTTCTGGTGGGACAACAACTAGGGGATACTTCTAAACCCCATGAACCTTAGTAGCTAATTGTTTGGATGATGTTTATCACGTTGAATttagttgaaagaaaaaaaaaataaagaggttTCTCATGTACCTTTGTAACCTCTCAGTAATATTATTTTAGTCATACGGTATGgagtacaatttatttttaatttgaagttTGGATTTCGGACCTTCGTTTAGGGAAATAAATGAATTactggaacattttcaaatatttatagtgttccaataactataagtATTCCAATACTTGTTGTAACCTCTAGTAATATTATTTTCGTCATATGATATGGCGTCTTGcaattacaatttatttttagtttgaaGTTTGGATTTCGGACCTTTGTTTTGGGAAATGAATGAATCACTAGAAcgttttcaaatatttatagtgttccaataactataagtGTTTCAATACTTATTGTAACCTCTCGTAATATTATTTTCATCATAAGATATGGAGTCTTGcaattacaatttatttttagttcTAAGTTTAGATTTCGGACCTTTGTTTAGGGAAATGAATGAATCACTGCAAcgttttcaaatatttatagtgttccaataactataaatgaatgggtgtaattaatcaaaagttatattatttgattttctaaaaaagaattataactatttaaataatattatttgaatagttatagtattaaataaataattatatgtttattttaaagacgTTATTgttcagaaagacacctattgaaagatgcttctataaagagacatgaaaattcctataaataggaatgagatttcatttgaaaaccgaaccaacaaattctaatattctttctttccttccttcattttctaatattattagattattttataaagtaaaactgcaaaaatcctttgtagaaattgagtttcttatTAAATATTGCTCAGTGTgtctattctcgtcagtgcaaaacgcaaatagtcattggtttcattgtatcctcgaggttaatttgcttggaactcatttgcacaccgaagataggtgggggcaaatataaccttaaagatagtgacttgatacacaccttggagccttgtcctatttcttctttttctattcgaGTTCCGTTCATATGTTTGAGATTTTCTTCACcagagatttgtactaacaatcACTACGATTAattattgtattaattttttgttgtttttttttctcctaTTGGGATCTAAcataatattatttcattaatttctcaACTACAACTACTGTTTACAAACAAAATTCAATAATCATTTATACACCGTTCAAAATTATATAAACCCTTTGCAATTTCTCTGACTTTTTTCCTCTCCCCTCAAATTATGCATAAATGTACTTAGAGAGAGTGAATGAAATCTTtattcttaaattaaaaaaatagttgttCACTCtgttttgattaaaataaaatatattattaacattaatatccttattaaaataaaattcattaattgattatttttattaaattaaatatggaCTAGTTTATTCATTATTTCTGTATTTAAATTGATAGAATGAGTTGGTTTCTTATGACTTAAAAAAAGTTagtttatgataaaatttaaattttttaattttttattaaaataaaaatttatactgTTTTTATTACCATTAAAATCAAAATTCCTATTAAATTGAAATtgcttaattaattatatttattaaattaaacattgactaatactttctattattttttttcgATATTTAAATAGAATTGAAGTTTTTTATGGTTCCAACTAGCCTATCTCCATTCTATTTATCATCAACAAAGAAGAGCTTTCACAATAAAATGGTTAGACATTTCATCTTAGAATAAAGAAAAACACATGAATGagttgaataatataaaaattggtTTGTTATGTCTCTCTAagttatttcttatatatatataaccactTTCCTGCACATTCAAGATGTATAATATCATATTCAATACATGAGGAATTGCCGAGATGGATGAAGGTTAGACAAGGGTATAGAGGTTAAAATTATCCAGGCGTGAAGGTGGTTTATCTGTGTCCTAGGATCTTGTGCTTTGAAAAACATATGTCTAGTGAATGATATGTTGAAAGTTATTGAGCAAACCATTTTAGATCACAACCCGCAAGTCCAGATTGCTTATCTGGTATTACTGaaaaaattttactttattttttttctttgaagggctaataacattttatttaataaacaagggGCACAAAAGCATGTCAAGAAATATTATTCAGCTAAAAATATTTTTCCTCGACCACAAATGAACATTTTAATTGATTGGGACTGTGGAATATAACTGTTTCCATTGAGCTTGTAACCTATGATAGGAGtatgaaaactttcaaatccATCATGATTCCCTTAAGACATCGTTTCAGGTTTGGGTGAGATATCGACCGATAACTccattgttttttttcctttggtCATGCCATATCTAGTCATTGGAAAAAAATTGGattaatgatatatgttttggaatTGATACCTTGAAGAATTTgaaaaatgaacaactattttaTTCTAATTGGAACTATTTAGATGCTGAAGTGGGAAACAAAATTAAGAAACTAATGTACTATTTCAcataaaaccaaggaaaaaatCAAAGGCTGGTTTCACAAAAATAAGTTTCCAAGTAAATCAGATTCTCTGGTTTCAACATTTCCAACTAAAACGATGGCTTACTACTGGCTAAAGGCAGTTAAAGAGGGGGTGTCATTAATGAGTGGACTTTTTAGGATGACTCAAGCTTATGTGTCCAAGACTATTTTGTGGCTAAAAACAAATTTGATGTTTGGTGCGATCCCTatattgtaatggcctaaattcaaggttatcggaatagtggtttcgtaaccacaaatccaatttaaagagaaatttattttaatatttttgcatgaatattgatatgataggaaaatcgtaggAAAATATCGATaggaaaattttaccgatttagtggttagttagaaaaagaaattattaaagtaattgggtaaaaataaggtatcgagacctcgatctcgtaaaactgagtcaaaaatatttttataaatatttatgaaatgttagtaatatggtattaaaattttgttagagaattttaatgtttgggtagtcaattaagtgaaaaggactaaattgaaaaatgtgtaaaagttactagaaagattaaatagctcaattgttaaatgagaagagacataaattgcaaataagcccaaaaggagatattttgggcggcataagctcagaaaaatcaggagaattggtgaaataagggtaaaatgggaaaataacaaattttactaacataaaaatgggaccaaattggaatatctagaattctcttcatattttctgcATTCTGATAAGCCAAAAATTtcctaagggtttattcaagctggtttttcataatttttgcaccaagtgagttaatccttgccattttcttataatttctgtgtttctaagacttttacaactaggtcgtattactaaattcattagtttttggtttatgaatgaaattgaaagttgctataAATATGTGatggaagtttatgatgaaatagcatgaaattgaagctttaatttgtttatgagatgattttattaggtaatttcaatagaaattgatttgtaggaccaAATTGTGTAAAGGTTTGGAATTAAAGTatagtgctaaaattctgatttccaaaggttataaagtagtttaaagcgatggaataaagtgttaattgagaaaaaaatcagctcaattgagaggttaattgagcagcgatgaaattatcatttattgaaagcttagggaaaaatggtaattaacatcatgcactaaaacagttttggacagcagcagtagtctaactttgaaagaTCTCTAAAAATTGTATAGATCGAATtggaggatgaataaaatattaaattaaagcttattgagtctaatttcttataaaagaaacgatgtaagcaatggaattgtaaatcatgagatataataggttttgtgagacaaggtcagaatgaatttgggttctcctgttctgactttggaaaatcatcaaaaattggagaaaactacttaggggattaaatttatatttttaaaatccttaatgagtctatttccaaaagaaacaaacgagaacatcatctgaattctgttcAATGAgataaccaaaaattctaaaaattttatggtaagaagatatgtgagtctagtttcggagaaaattagcagatcttaattttgagttccgtagctcaagatataaataatttagtgactatgactcaatgaGATAGCTTTGAAtgcaatataaataataatggaattatagagaatgttatatatgaacatgaaatgtattagattaatgattaaatttatttatttagatccagaaaattcaaatatgaagctAGATTGAGGAGAAGAAAAAGTtcgagattagtagatttttttttacgaacaagtatcgaggtaagttcgtgtaacttgaattatattcttaaatgcttgaaatgtttgttattgatgtgaatatgagttggatgtttattgtatgataattgatgaagtattgctattcttgatgaaaagaggAAATAAATCCTGGTTGAtggaaaggaaaattcgatggatctctgaaaaggaattgacggtaaaaaggatctatcccggacgggtgatcctatcctaatatagccctcccgaagaatatgtggaaaatggatttagcccggacaggtaatctaAATTatggtctgaatttagcttggactggtaattcagatccaagctcattagagtaattgtcattgcaggggatttagcctggactggtaatcccgacaatactctatgattttatattacaggggatttagcttggactggtaatcccgctataAGGATGGGGTTCGcaagagtgtgctctctgaaatggaaatgtgcgcacatgaatatgaattaacgGACCTGGATCTGTACACGAaagtgtacccctgaaaatccatcgaaatttcgagaaattcaatgggataaatatggaaaaataactaggaatggaaatcatggtattgatgagctcatcaatcatggtatatatattattgatacatgaaaattattgaaataactTGAATGTCGAGTTTGTACATGTTaagggaataatgcattgaatggatgtatgactgtttattgcattgtattgaaaatattaggtaagtgtaattcttgttacatgagattactaagcacaaagtgcttaccctatttccttttcccttgttttgtagtgttaagagctcggaagTCGGATTCAGTCAGAaacgtatcacactatcaacctcaagatctcggtatataaagaaactttattttgtaaatcaatggcatgtataagctagtaaagtaaatgttaatgtgaaatgaatgtatggttagccattagtatggctaacaaattttggttttggtacgtgatgcggttatcttatgaatacgttaaatctatcttgaaaatatgttgaaatggattggttgtgttggattggtctcggtttaaaattacAGGGAAGATTAGATACTTGTAAAGGGGTTATActgatttcaaaaaaattttttgggattttgcgaaaaaattattcagtaaaatctggtaatgcctcataccccaTTTCAGAGAGAGCTTTGAAGTTTAATGTTGATGATTCTACTTTCGGAAAACTAGGGACATCAGGTTGTGGGTTTGTGTTGCATTATGATTGTGGGGCTGATAGGAATTCTAGAATATGAATTTGCTAAAATTATGACCGTTAAATGTGCGCTTGACTTAAACTGAAAAAGTTTGAATCTCCAATATCTTCCCGATTCAATACTTGAATTTTACTCACCAAAATAGAAAGAATGTCCTTTAGAATAGTTTGACTGGCATACTGTGCATTTTGAGGGACATTTTCTAAGACAATTGCCCACACATCTTCATTATAAGAAGCCAAGTGTTTTATTAGTTCAAGAAAGTTACATCGGTTTCTTGAATCTTGTGCTTTAAAACGTCACCTAAAGGCACAACCTTGAAATACAAGCCACTTAACAACACCTATTGACACCTTGAGCTATAGACGATTTCTTGCAACTCgctcaaaattttatttctcaataATCCTCTCAATATTTTGCAATGAGTTATAAAGATCAAGATAATTTTTCATAGCATTCTTATGTAAAGAATTTGCATCCTTACCCACATGAGTAACAAAAGGACATTTAGATCCTTCATTGACCTTCTTTCATGATCGAAATCCTTGGCTTGTAAAAGTATTTCAATGATCCCAAATGGCTTGttgaagagaaaacaaagaaCGAAATTCCAAAATAACATTCtagaaattcaaattttgatgaaGGTATCAATACCTTAGGCACAACCTTGAAATACAAGCCACTTAACAACACCTATTGACACCCTGAGCTATAGCCGATTTCTTGCAACTCGCTCAGAATTTTGTTTCTCAATAATCCTCTCAATATTTTGCAAGGAGTTATAAAGATCAAGATAATTTTTCATAGCATTCTTATGTAAAGAATTTGCATCCTTAACCACATGAGTAACAAAAGGACATTTAGATCCTTCATTGACCTTCTTTCATGATCGAAATCCTTGGCTTGTAAAAGTATTTCAATGATCCCAAATGGCTTTttgaagagaaaacaaagaaCGAAATACCAAAATAACATTCTagtaattcaaattttgatgaaggtatcaataccttaggcctaggtatcgatacctagcCTTCAATATTGATACATATGTTAAAAACGataccaaaatcacattctattttggaaattttgagtTTTAAACCCTAAGTATCGATACCTATACCTTTGGTATCGATACATTGggtaaattttggtaaaaatcaGTTAAAAGTTCACTAAAACACCCTACAAAATATTGGATTCAACTCAACACTTCAGACCAATTCAAGATGCATTTAAACAACTTAAAACAACTCCAAATCAATCACAATTATCACTTTAACAAACCACATTTGCAGATATACTTATAAccttaataattcatttcatataaaaCGAAAATActtcaaataaaaaccaaaattcaatcacaattatatttattaaattaaacattgacCAAtactttctattaatttttttctatatttaaatAGAATTGAAGTTTTTTATGGTTCCAACTAGCCTATCTCTGTTCTATTTATCATCAACAAAGAAGTGCTTTCACAATCAAATGGCTAGACATTTTAACTTAGAataaagcaaaacaaatgaaTGAGTTGAGTAATATAAAAATTGGTTTGTTTTGTCTCTCTAagttatttctttttatatatataaccacTTTTCTGTACATTCAAGATGTATAATATCATATTCAAGACATGAGGAATTGCCGAGAGGGATGAAGGAATGGTTAGACAATGGTATGGAGGTTCAAATTATCCAGGCGTGAAGGCGGTTTATCTGTGTCCTAGGATCTTGTGCTTTGAAAAACATACATCTAATGATATGTTGAAAGTTATTAAGAAAACCATTTAAGATCACAACCCGCAAGTCCATATTGTTTATCTGGTATTACTgacaaaattttactttaattttttttctttgaagggCTAATAACATTTTATTCAATAAACAAGGGGCACAGaagcatataaaaaatattatttagctAAAAATAATTTTCCTCGATTACTCGGTTACTCACTTTTCTCCTTCATGGACGGTTTCTTtagatacaatcagataaagatgcatcccgaAGACATGGAAAAGACCATATTTGTAACcctgtggggaacattttgctataaagtgatgccatttggatgaAAGAATGCGACAGCAAAGTATCAAAGAGTCATGGTaaccttgttccatgacatgatgcacaaggaaatcAAGGTTTATGTCGACGATATAATTGCAAAATCTAGAACAGAAAAGGAACATGTGCAAGTCCTgagaaaattgttcttaagattGAGGCAGTTCCAGCTCAAGCTCAATCCAACAAAATGCACTTTCGGAGCTAGGTCAGGAAAGCTGTTAGGCTTCATAATCAGTGAAAAATGAatcgagattgacccagataaagtcaaggTGATACGAGAATTACCTTCACCAcgcactcagaaggaagttcaaggtttcctaggaagacagAATTACATttctcggtttatttcacaactaaccgagaaatgtgaccccatattccatcttttgaagaaacataatctaGGCATATGGGACAAAGAATGTTAGGAACCTTTTGACAATGTAAAACAGTACTTGTCCAATACTCCAGTACTGTCAGAACCTAGTCCAGATAGGCCACTGATATTGTATTTAATAGTGTTCGATAATTCCATGGGATATGTgctaggccaacatgatgagacaagaaggaaagaaagggcGATATACCATCTTAGTAAGAAATTGactgattgtgaaatgagatactcgcctattgagaaattatgttgtgctttgatctggacaactcggagactgaggcagtacatgttgtatcatacgacttggctaatttcaaaattagaccctttaaagtatatgatagaGTCGACTGCTTTAAATGGAAGGATGGCCAGATGGTAGATTTTGCttttcgaatttgacatagtttatgtgagccaaaaggccgtgaaagggagtgcaatagtaggctttctagctagtagagccttagAGGATTACGAgcctttaaactttaatttcccgaatgaagacttgatgtatgtggcaaccacTGAAGAAAATTCCCAAGTAGGTCACatttggaagctaaactttgacgtAGCCTCAAACGCTATGGGCAATAGAATTAGGTCAGTCTTAGTAtccccaaacggagatcattatccttttactagaaaattggattttgattgcacaaacaacatggcagaatatgaagcgtgTATCATAGGcatccgtgcagccatagaacgtAAAATCAAAGTACTAGAGGTATATAGGGATTCCGCATTTGTAATATACCAACTGAAAGGAGAATGGAAGACAAGAGATCCCAATTTAATTAGTTATCAAAAGCTGGttcttgaattaattgatgagtttgatgaCATTACATTTTGCTATCTCCTACGAGATGAAAACTAGATGGCTGATGCGTTGGCTACCCTAGCTTCCCTTATCAAAGTAAACAAACAAGAGGATGTTAAGCTTATCTAGATGAGTATCTATGAGACCCCCGGCTCATTGTTACAgcatcgaagaagaggaaaattatgatcatccttggtatcaagatatactatgatatgtgaagaatcgcgaGTACTCTGACCAGGGAActgagaatgataagaggacattgagaAGACTAGCcgttgactatgtcttagatggggagatcttatATAAAAGGGAAATGATCAGGTACTATTAAGATGCGTGAACATTGTGGAGGCTAAGAAAATCAGAgaagattatgagattcgggtactactggtccaccatggaaggagattgcatcaattatgtcaagaagtgccataaatgtcaaatttatggagacaaaatacacgcacCTTCTCCACCTCTtcacgttatgacttctccatggtctTTCTCCATGTGGGCCATGGATGTAACTGGGCCAATATCACCGAAGGTTTccaatgggcatcgcttcatctttgtggtcattgattactttactaagtgggtggaagctgcttcataagCTAACGTCAAGAAGTCAGCAGTCggtaaattcttgaaaaaagtgatcatatgtcgatatgggatgccaaaaagaatcatatctgacaatgcgctaaatttgaacaacagcacaatagcggaggtctgcagtcaattcaagatcagacaccataacTCGTCACTGtatcacccaaaaatgaatggtgagGTAGAGTCagctaataaaaatattaagaagatcgtggggaaaatgactgagacttacaaagaCTCGTACGAGAAACTACCATTTGCCCTAtttgcttatcgaacatctatCAGGACCTCTACCAAGACAACGCCTTTCTCTCTGGTTTATGGGATGTAGGCAGTTTTACCCATCGAAGTCGAAATTTCTTCTCTCCAGGTATTGGCTCagctaaagttggatgaagcagaatggatccaatctcgatatgatcaattgaacctaattgaagaaaaaaggctaaaagctattcatcacggtcaaatgtaccaaaaatgaatgatgcgagcttacaacaaaaatgttcatcctagagaattccacgagggggacCTGGTATTGAGAAAGATTtttcctctacaaaaggattttagagggaagtggatgccaaattgggaaggaccttatgtggtaaaaaggctttttctggaggagcattgGTTTTGatcgagatggatggtaaaaacttgcctAGTCTTGTAAATTCAGATTTagtcaagaagtacttcaccTAAAGGAGGAGAATGGACCAAGGCGAAAACcagcaaagggcactttgagtcctaaaaaaaagggaaaggctaaggtgaaaacccgtaaagggcgccttgagaccaaaggggatttgagttgaaaacctgaaaagtgcggctcaaattttgatcaaaacgGAGTGCGGTAATCTTGTTATGCctaaatcaacaggaaagggaATGCAACATTTGGGGCATCGCAAGGTactctagatctcctaaacacatgtcaagctcaaaatgatttttagaaagtttgtacagagaagatcaagctgcgatatctggggcacctagtcttcatattaTCTATATTGAATTTgctattcttggaatacttttttcttttcaagatacaTGTTCCCAA is part of the Gossypium hirsutum isolate 1008001.06 chromosome D11, Gossypium_hirsutum_v2.1, whole genome shotgun sequence genome and encodes:
- the LOC107961906 gene encoding germin-like protein subfamily 1 member 7; translation: MKGVQFLVGFVLLALASKFVSASDPSPLQDFCVAINDTIDGVFVNGKFCKDPKLATAEDFFLPGLNIPGNTSNQVGSMVTPANVQQIPGLNTLGISLVRIDYAPYGGLNPPHTHPRATEILLVVDGTLSVGFVTSNTDNRLFTKVLYPGDVFVFPEGMIHFQFNIGSTNAVAFAALSSQNPGVITIANAVFGSDPAINPDVLAKAFQLDQNIVKQLQSRFWWDNN
- the LOC107961910 gene encoding germin-like protein subfamily 1 member 14; amino-acid sequence: MKTAHFILVFCLLALASPFAYASDPSPLQDFCVAINDPRMLVMFVNGKFCKDPKLAKAQDFYYSGLNIPRNTSNPVGSTVTPVNVAQIPGLNTLGISLVRIDYAPNGGLNPPHTHPRATEILVVVEGTLYVGFVTSNTDNRLITKVLYPGDVFVFPIGLIHFQFNVGKTNAVAFAALSSQNPGVITVANAVFGSNPPINPDVLVKAFQLDKNVVKNLQSKFWWANN